The proteins below come from a single Xiphophorus hellerii strain 12219 chromosome 14, Xiphophorus_hellerii-4.1, whole genome shotgun sequence genomic window:
- the ttc29 gene encoding tetratricopeptide repeat protein 29 isoform X1 yields the protein MKQVETFRNRKVSDSSILSRKEIAMFRNTPKQYMCVEMLQDGYHRSFSELFILLRSDLEQRANARPKSPRLQEPPLEEQREKLETIRLHLSRAEKAERDGSWTAVCEERLHLGRYFTDPMDIWLSFHFYHSCADRVFGGRSKAATEARFHLAELYRQQGDLVEARDQAERALKQAEDGGWLDPEGRPLRLWGCRELGEIYSLLGEAYLAAKQYDTATMLLQLGSKMAIEGGDQSVKAESFFREGMGLQSSGDHQAAKELFNTCVELFGSLQDVQGLVKSYKAIAKSLQSEGNIEECIETLEKSADLCQSSDLQERLADISLTLGCIYSDVNRPLKSCEYFLQSYKAACTAREVLLQQKAQVKLGYTCAHSLIKTHISEMKTPSLSSVNQLVDWKETRGHQNFC from the exons ATGAAGCAGGTGGAGACGTTCAGAAACAGAAAGGTTTCGGATTCATCGATCCTTTCCAGAAAGGAAATAGCTAT GTTCAGAAACACGCCGAAGCAGTACATGTGTGTGGAGATGCTGCAGGACGGCTACCACAG GTCGTTTTCAGAGCTCTTCATTCTGCTGCGCTCAGACCTGGAGCAGAGGGCCAACGCTCGGCCCAAATCGCCCCGGCTGCAGGAACCCCCGCTGGAGGAGCAGCGCGAGAAACTGGAGACCATCCGGCTGCACCTGAGCCGGGCAGAGAAAGCAGAACGTGACG gTTCCTGGACAGCCGTGTGTGAAGAGCGGCTGCATTTGGGTCGCTACTTCACCGATCCGATGGACATCTGGCTCAGCTTTCACTTCTACCACAGCTGCGCTGACAGAGTGTTCGGAGGCCGGTCCAAAGCCGCCACGGAGGCCAGATTCCACCTGGCTGAGCTGTACCGGCAGCAAG GGGACCTGGTGGAGGCCAGGGACCAGGCGGAGAGGGCCCTGAAGCAGGCGGAGGACGGAGGCTGGCTGGACCCGGAGGGCCGGCCGCTGAGGCTCTGGGGCTGCAGGGAACTGGGAGAAATCTACAGCCTGCTGGGTGAAGCTTACCTCGCAGCGAAGCAGTACGACACAGCCacgatgctgctgcagctgggatCCAAGATGGCTATCGAGG GCGGCGATCAGTCGGTGAAGGCGGAGTCGTTCTTCAGGGAAGGAATGGGCTTACAGAGTTCAGGAGATCACCAAGCAGCCAAGGAG CTCTTCAACACCTGCGTAGAACTCTTTGGCTCTCTGCAAGACGTTCAAGGTTTGGTGAAGTCCTACAAAGCCATAGCCAAGTCCTTACAAAG CGAAGGAAACATCGAGGAGTGCATTGAGACGCTGGAGAAGTCAGCTGATCTGTGCCAAAGCAGCGACCTGCAGGAGAGGCTGGCGGACATCAGCCTGACTCTGGGCTGCATCTACAGCGACGTG AATCGGCCTCTGAAATCGTGTGAATACTTCTTGCAGAGCTACAAAGCTGCCTGCACCGCCAGAGAGGTGCTTCTGCAGCAGAAAGCACAG GTGAAGCTGGGTTATACATGCGCACACTCTCTCATCAAGACACACATCTCTGAGATGAAGACGCCCTCACTGTCCTCTGTGAACCAGCTGGTGGACTGGAAGGAAACCAGAGGACACCAGAACTTCTGCTGA
- the ttc29 gene encoding tetratricopeptide repeat protein 29 isoform X2, with product MCVEMLQDGYHRSFSELFILLRSDLEQRANARPKSPRLQEPPLEEQREKLETIRLHLSRAEKAERDGSWTAVCEERLHLGRYFTDPMDIWLSFHFYHSCADRVFGGRSKAATEARFHLAELYRQQGDLVEARDQAERALKQAEDGGWLDPEGRPLRLWGCRELGEIYSLLGEAYLAAKQYDTATMLLQLGSKMAIEGGDQSVKAESFFREGMGLQSSGDHQAAKELFNTCVELFGSLQDVQGLVKSYKAIAKSLQSEGNIEECIETLEKSADLCQSSDLQERLADISLTLGCIYSDVNRPLKSCEYFLQSYKAACTAREVLLQQKAQVKLGYTCAHSLIKTHISEMKTPSLSSVNQLVDWKETRGHQNFC from the exons ATGTGTGTGGAGATGCTGCAGGACGGCTACCACAG GTCGTTTTCAGAGCTCTTCATTCTGCTGCGCTCAGACCTGGAGCAGAGGGCCAACGCTCGGCCCAAATCGCCCCGGCTGCAGGAACCCCCGCTGGAGGAGCAGCGCGAGAAACTGGAGACCATCCGGCTGCACCTGAGCCGGGCAGAGAAAGCAGAACGTGACG gTTCCTGGACAGCCGTGTGTGAAGAGCGGCTGCATTTGGGTCGCTACTTCACCGATCCGATGGACATCTGGCTCAGCTTTCACTTCTACCACAGCTGCGCTGACAGAGTGTTCGGAGGCCGGTCCAAAGCCGCCACGGAGGCCAGATTCCACCTGGCTGAGCTGTACCGGCAGCAAG GGGACCTGGTGGAGGCCAGGGACCAGGCGGAGAGGGCCCTGAAGCAGGCGGAGGACGGAGGCTGGCTGGACCCGGAGGGCCGGCCGCTGAGGCTCTGGGGCTGCAGGGAACTGGGAGAAATCTACAGCCTGCTGGGTGAAGCTTACCTCGCAGCGAAGCAGTACGACACAGCCacgatgctgctgcagctgggatCCAAGATGGCTATCGAGG GCGGCGATCAGTCGGTGAAGGCGGAGTCGTTCTTCAGGGAAGGAATGGGCTTACAGAGTTCAGGAGATCACCAAGCAGCCAAGGAG CTCTTCAACACCTGCGTAGAACTCTTTGGCTCTCTGCAAGACGTTCAAGGTTTGGTGAAGTCCTACAAAGCCATAGCCAAGTCCTTACAAAG CGAAGGAAACATCGAGGAGTGCATTGAGACGCTGGAGAAGTCAGCTGATCTGTGCCAAAGCAGCGACCTGCAGGAGAGGCTGGCGGACATCAGCCTGACTCTGGGCTGCATCTACAGCGACGTG AATCGGCCTCTGAAATCGTGTGAATACTTCTTGCAGAGCTACAAAGCTGCCTGCACCGCCAGAGAGGTGCTTCTGCAGCAGAAAGCACAG GTGAAGCTGGGTTATACATGCGCACACTCTCTCATCAAGACACACATCTCTGAGATGAAGACGCCCTCACTGTCCTCTGTGAACCAGCTGGTGGACTGGAAGGAAACCAGAGGACACCAGAACTTCTGCTGA
- the slc10a7 gene encoding sodium/bile acid cotransporter 7 isoform X3 → MGLLGRLRKEWFIIGIVLVILSAKLLPGVGVKGGPLRPEVTITYIAVSLIFFNSGLSLKTEELRNALFHVRLHLFVQSFTLVFFPLVVWLLLQVLALTAIDQWLLKGLQTVSCMPPPVSSAVILTKAVGGNEAAAIFNSAFGSFLGIVVTPLLLLLFLGSSSSVPFTSIFSQLFMTVVVPLILGQVCRGFLKESLERRKPPFGAISSAVLLMIIYTTFCDTFSNPNIELDPTSLLLVVIIIFSIQVSFMLLTFAFSTRSGSGFSPADTVAIMFCSTHKSLTLGIPMLKIVFEGYQHLSLISVPLLIYHPAQILLGSVLVPTIRSWMTSRQKTSLLLR, encoded by the exons ATGGGCCTCCTGGGGAGGCTGCGGAAGGAGTGGTTCATCATCGGGATAGTGCTGGTCATCCTGTCGGCCAAACTGCTGCCCGGTGTCGGTGTTAAAGGAG GTCCACTAAGGCCAGAGGTCACCATCACCTACATCGCCGTTTCCCTCATCTTCTTCAACAGCGGCCTGTCTCTGAAAACGGAG GAGCTGAGGAACGCGTTGTTCCACGTTCGCCTCCACCTCTTCGTCCAGTCGTTCACACTGGTCTTCTTCCCCCTGGTCgtctggctgctgctgcaggtcctGGCGCTGACCGCCATTGACCAGTGGCTCCTCAAAGg GTTACAGACGGTGAGCTGCATGCCCCCTCCGGTTTCCTCCGCCGTCATTCTGACCAAAGCAGTCGGCGGGAACGAG gcggcggccatctttaacTCGGCGTTCGGAAGCTTCCTG GGGATCGTGGTGACTccgttgctgctgctgctcttt ctcggATCTTCATCCTCTGTTCCCTTCACCTCCATCTTCTCTCAGCTCTTCATGACGGTTGTTGTTCCGCTGATCCTGGGTCAG GTGTGCCGCGGTTTCCTCAAGGAGTCCCTGGAGCGCCGGAAGCCTCCGTTCGGCGCCATTAGCAGCGCCGTCCTCCTCATGATCATCTACACAACGTTCTGCGACACGTTCAGCAACCCCAACATCGAGCTGGACCCCACCAGCCTGCTGCTGGTCGTCATCATCA ttttctccATCCAGGTCAGCTTCATGCTGCTCACCTTCGCCTTTTCCACCAG gTCTGGATCAGGATTCAGTCCCGCCGACACCGTCGCCATCATGTTCTGCTCCACACACAAGTCTCTCACTCTGG GAATCCCGATGCTGAAGATCGTCTTCGAAGGTTACCAGCATCTGTCACTGATCTCCGTCCCGCTGCTCATCTACCACCCGGCCCAGATCCTGCTCGGCTCCGTCCTGGTGCCGACCATCCGGAGCTGGATGACGAGCCGACAGAAG ACTAGTCTGTTGTTGAGATAG
- the slc10a7 gene encoding sodium/bile acid cotransporter 7 isoform X2, whose translation MGLLGRLRKEWFIIGIVLVILSAKLLPGVGVKGGPLRPEVTITYIAVSLIFFNSGLSLKTEELRNALFHVRLHLFVQSFTLVFFPLVVWLLLQVLALTAIDQWLLKGLQTVSCMPPPVSSAVILTKAVGGNEAAAIFNSAFGSFLGIVVTPLLLLLFLGSSSSVPFTSIFSQLFMTVVVPLILGQVCRGFLKESLERRKPPFGAISSAVLLMIIYTTFCDTFSNPNIELDPTSLLLVVIIIFSIQVSFMLLTFAFSTRSGSGFSPADTVAIMFCSTHKSLTLGIPMLKIVFEGYQHLSLISVPLLIYHPAQILLGSVLVPTIRSWMTSRQKGIKLSSLQPV comes from the exons ATGGGCCTCCTGGGGAGGCTGCGGAAGGAGTGGTTCATCATCGGGATAGTGCTGGTCATCCTGTCGGCCAAACTGCTGCCCGGTGTCGGTGTTAAAGGAG GTCCACTAAGGCCAGAGGTCACCATCACCTACATCGCCGTTTCCCTCATCTTCTTCAACAGCGGCCTGTCTCTGAAAACGGAG GAGCTGAGGAACGCGTTGTTCCACGTTCGCCTCCACCTCTTCGTCCAGTCGTTCACACTGGTCTTCTTCCCCCTGGTCgtctggctgctgctgcaggtcctGGCGCTGACCGCCATTGACCAGTGGCTCCTCAAAGg GTTACAGACGGTGAGCTGCATGCCCCCTCCGGTTTCCTCCGCCGTCATTCTGACCAAAGCAGTCGGCGGGAACGAG gcggcggccatctttaacTCGGCGTTCGGAAGCTTCCTG GGGATCGTGGTGACTccgttgctgctgctgctcttt ctcggATCTTCATCCTCTGTTCCCTTCACCTCCATCTTCTCTCAGCTCTTCATGACGGTTGTTGTTCCGCTGATCCTGGGTCAG GTGTGCCGCGGTTTCCTCAAGGAGTCCCTGGAGCGCCGGAAGCCTCCGTTCGGCGCCATTAGCAGCGCCGTCCTCCTCATGATCATCTACACAACGTTCTGCGACACGTTCAGCAACCCCAACATCGAGCTGGACCCCACCAGCCTGCTGCTGGTCGTCATCATCA ttttctccATCCAGGTCAGCTTCATGCTGCTCACCTTCGCCTTTTCCACCAG gTCTGGATCAGGATTCAGTCCCGCCGACACCGTCGCCATCATGTTCTGCTCCACACACAAGTCTCTCACTCTGG GAATCCCGATGCTGAAGATCGTCTTCGAAGGTTACCAGCATCTGTCACTGATCTCCGTCCCGCTGCTCATCTACCACCCGGCCCAGATCCTGCTCGGCTCCGTCCTGGTGCCGACCATCCGGAGCTGGATGACGAGCCGACAGAAG ggGATCAAACTATCAAGCCTGCAGCCGGTCTGA
- the slc10a7 gene encoding sodium/bile acid cotransporter 7 isoform X1 codes for MGLLGRLRKEWFIIGIVLVILSAKLLPGVGVKGGPLRPEVTITYIAVSLIFFNSGLSLKTEELRNALFHVRLHLFVQSFTLVFFPLVVWLLLQVLALTAIDQWLLKGLQTVSCMPPPVSSAVILTKAVGGNEAAAIFNSAFGSFLGIVVTPLLLLLFLGSSSSVPFTSIFSQLFMTVVVPLILGQVCRGFLKESLERRKPPFGAISSAVLLMIIYTTFCDTFSNPNIELDPTSLLLVVIIIFSIQVSFMLLTFAFSTRSGSGFSPADTVAIMFCSTHKSLTLGIPMLKIVFEGYQHLSLISVPLLIYHPAQILLGSVLVPTIRSWMTSRQKVTRSLWRLPGCWLCSSSDL; via the exons ATGGGCCTCCTGGGGAGGCTGCGGAAGGAGTGGTTCATCATCGGGATAGTGCTGGTCATCCTGTCGGCCAAACTGCTGCCCGGTGTCGGTGTTAAAGGAG GTCCACTAAGGCCAGAGGTCACCATCACCTACATCGCCGTTTCCCTCATCTTCTTCAACAGCGGCCTGTCTCTGAAAACGGAG GAGCTGAGGAACGCGTTGTTCCACGTTCGCCTCCACCTCTTCGTCCAGTCGTTCACACTGGTCTTCTTCCCCCTGGTCgtctggctgctgctgcaggtcctGGCGCTGACCGCCATTGACCAGTGGCTCCTCAAAGg GTTACAGACGGTGAGCTGCATGCCCCCTCCGGTTTCCTCCGCCGTCATTCTGACCAAAGCAGTCGGCGGGAACGAG gcggcggccatctttaacTCGGCGTTCGGAAGCTTCCTG GGGATCGTGGTGACTccgttgctgctgctgctcttt ctcggATCTTCATCCTCTGTTCCCTTCACCTCCATCTTCTCTCAGCTCTTCATGACGGTTGTTGTTCCGCTGATCCTGGGTCAG GTGTGCCGCGGTTTCCTCAAGGAGTCCCTGGAGCGCCGGAAGCCTCCGTTCGGCGCCATTAGCAGCGCCGTCCTCCTCATGATCATCTACACAACGTTCTGCGACACGTTCAGCAACCCCAACATCGAGCTGGACCCCACCAGCCTGCTGCTGGTCGTCATCATCA ttttctccATCCAGGTCAGCTTCATGCTGCTCACCTTCGCCTTTTCCACCAG gTCTGGATCAGGATTCAGTCCCGCCGACACCGTCGCCATCATGTTCTGCTCCACACACAAGTCTCTCACTCTGG GAATCCCGATGCTGAAGATCGTCTTCGAAGGTTACCAGCATCTGTCACTGATCTCCGTCCCGCTGCTCATCTACCACCCGGCCCAGATCCTGCTCGGCTCCGTCCTGGTGCCGACCATCCGGAGCTGGATGACGAGCCGACAGAAGGTAACCCGGTCGCTGTGGAGGCTCCCTGGCTGCTGGCTGTGCTCCagttctgacctttga
- the reeld1 gene encoding reelin domain-containing protein 1, with the protein MMSSNLLLWGGAVLLCSMASPIVCFSHGASLTSCQEMIPGHIRAHPLDPKHSFITLHTSSSSYLPGQLITVSVRSSRDFMGFLLQARSVGGERNGFGEGPGIRTERLGPLLVGGSWIRSPPGTHTLRCLFEGDTVTHSDKQLKRNLSFVWRAPDMPEGDMRFHITVVQSYFVYWTGIESAVVRDRSPSAWRRSKTKMADGASTIVAVQETVTTQTGRHSVLIISYSSFASHSSENFTSVTSTSSIHSPSSPSQNEPQTTPNHPAPASPSPISIPHHLTSTNYQTTTPPTFSTSSTISSFSASNYPTMPSLPTSISPTFSSSTPSFSVTSPSLRVSLSSFISPISSPKPEPTSAPHKITLDQKLVTQTHHAPNSETRFTSPAHRKVVHPNPKPYPNLRPNHDQEIKPNIQNTDTKPKHPSDPADAPDKEGKYPDIVPRHSAWELGMLLGCSAGLGMVLVVGLRYVYRQACGRRTEVTLNDREREYGRRDQGLVHLQECGDLVRVKKIRENSFVFLAEYDILASPSN; encoded by the exons ATGATGTCATCCAACCTCCTCCTTTGGGGCGGAGCTGTGCTGTTATGCTCCATGGCTTCGCCCATCGTATGTTTCTCCCACGGAGCGAGTCTCACTTCCTGTCAGGAGATGATTCCTGGACACATCCGCGCTCATCCCCTGGACCCGAAGCACAGCTTCATCACCTTACACACCTCATCATCCTCATACCTGCCTGGGCAGTTAATAACAG TGTCTGTACGAAGCTCCAGAGACTTCATGGGTTTCCTGCTCCAGGCCCGCAGTGTTGGTGGGGAAAGGAATGGGTTTGGAGAAGGTCCTGGTATCAGGACAGAGAGACTTGGTCCACTTCTGGTGGGCGGCTCCTGGATTCGATCTCCACCAGGTACCCACACCTTACGCTGCCTGTTTGAAGGCGACACGGTCACACACTCGGACAAACAGCTAAAGAGGAACCTGTCGTTTGTGTGGAGAGCTCCTGACATGCCAGAGGGAGACATGCGCTTCCA CATAACTGTGGTACAATCCTACTTCGTGTACTGGACTGGTATCGAGTCTGCAGTGGTGCGTGATCGAAGTCCCAGTGCTTGGAGACGCAGTAAAACCAAAATGGCGGATGGAGCAAGCACAATTGTTGCTGTGCAAGAAACAGTTACTACCCAGACAGGTCGGCATTCTGTGCTCATTATTAgcta CAGTTCTTTTGCTAGTCACAGCAGTGAAAACTTCACATCAGTCACATCAACATCTTCCATTCATTCCCCTTCTAGCCCATCTCAGAACGAACCTCAAACAACCCCAAATCATCCTGCACCAGCATCACCTTCCCCAATCTCCATACCTCACCATTTAACCTCTACTAACTACCAAACCACCACTCCGCCAACCTTCTCTACCTCTTCCACCATTTCTTCCTTCAGTGCCTCCAACTATCCAACAATGCCTTCTTTGCCTACTTCAATCTCCCCAACTTTCTCTTCTTCTACACCCTCTTTCTCAGTTACCTCACCATCTTTAAGAGTGAGTTTGTCATCTTTTATTTCACCCATCAGCTCCCCTAAACCAGAACCAACATCAGCGCCTCATAAAATCACTCTAGATCAGAAGTTGGTAACCCAAACCCACCATGCACCAAACTCTGAGACTCGATTCACCTCACCGGCACACAGAAAGGTTGTCCATCCAAACCCCAAACCTTATCCCAACCTCAGACCAAATCATGACCAAGAGATCAAACCAAACATTCAAAACACGGATACCAAACCAAAGCATCCCTCAGATCCCGCTGACGCTCCAGACAAAGAAGGAAAGTATCCGGACATTGTCCCCAGACACAGTGCCTGGGAGCTGGGCATGCTGCTGGGCTGCTCGGCCGGGTTGGGCATGGTGCTGGTGGTCGGGCTGAGGTATGTCTACCGGCAGGCCTGTGGCAGGCGGACTGAGGTGACGCTGAACGACCGCGAGCGAGAGTACGGGAGACGGGACCAAGGGCTGGTTCACCTCCAGGAGTGTGGCGATTTGGTCAGagttaaaaaaatcagagagaACAGCTTCGTGTTTCTGGCGGAGTACGATATCCTGGCATCGCCTTCAAACTGA